The following coding sequences are from one Candidatus Binataceae bacterium window:
- a CDS encoding metal-sensitive transcriptional regulator: MELEMDHTQKADGRRNGGAEHALRRRAVAVDTGAKAKNLRRLRRIEGQVRGVQRMVEQERYCADILVQIAAINEALRAVARELLHNHLRHCAADAIRSGSSRRAEDTYAELLGLFAKFAR, from the coding sequence ATGGAGCTGGAAATGGACCACACACAGAAAGCCGACGGCCGGCGGAACGGCGGCGCCGAGCACGCGTTGCGCCGGCGCGCCGTTGCGGTCGATACGGGTGCCAAGGCGAAAAACCTCCGCCGCCTCAGGCGCATCGAGGGCCAGGTCCGCGGCGTGCAGCGGATGGTCGAGCAGGAGCGCTACTGTGCGGACATTTTGGTCCAGATCGCGGCGATCAACGAGGCGCTGCGGGCGGTGGCGCGCGAGCTGCTCCACAACCACCTGCGCCACTGCGCGGCGGACGCGATTCGCAGCGGCAGCTCCCGCCGCGCGGAGGACACGTATGCGGAACTCCTGGGCCTGTTCGCCAAATTTGCCCGTTAG
- a CDS encoding heavy metal translocating P-type ATPase has product MTEIEVGQAGATVEHATDPVCGMKVKVTPSARSAEHDGRRYYFCGQKCLERFVEDPAKYLSRPTTSAPMRAHVAAKAPPAVQEAAEYTCPMHPEVVRNAPGDCPLCGMALEPRTPALAPEGNAELRDMTRRFWIGAALTVPVVLLVMVPESVWSALLSARTADLAELILATPVVLWAGWPFFERGYRSLLSRHLNMFTLISIGVGVAWSYSVVALAAPELFPVSAREPSGAVPTYFEAAAVITILVLLGQVLELRARSQTSSAIRALLDLAPRTARLILPDGSERDVPLEHVKPGDRLRVRPGEKVPVDGVVLDGASAVDESMITGESMPVEKRAGDKVIGATVNGAGGFTMEARKVGADSLLAQIVHMVSEAQRSRAPIQRLADVVSGWFVPAVVAIAALTFVVWLFVGPGLGEAIVNAVSVLIIACPCALGLATPMAIMVGTGRGATAGVLIRDAEALEVMEKVDTLVVDKTGTLTEGKPRLASVTAVGEWDETALLRMAAAVERGSEHPLASAIVAGAEQRGIALADAREFKSISGKGVTGVVDGHQVALGNARLLEDLQIPSAELAARAERMRVEGETAMLVAIDRKPAGVIGVADPIKPSSAEAVRLLKRSGVRIVMLTGDSRTTAEAVARRLGLDEVRAEVLPQDKAGEVRRLQAEGRIVAMAGDGINDAPALAQAQVGIAMGTGTDIAMQSAGITLVKGDLRGIAKARLLSRATMRNIRQNLFFAFVYNALGVPIAAGVLYPWFGILLSPIIASAAMALSSVSVVANALRLRRVAI; this is encoded by the coding sequence ATGACGGAAATCGAGGTCGGCCAGGCTGGGGCAACCGTCGAGCACGCGACCGATCCGGTCTGCGGGATGAAGGTGAAGGTTACGCCGAGCGCTCGCTCTGCCGAACACGACGGCCGGCGCTACTACTTCTGCGGGCAGAAGTGCCTCGAACGCTTCGTTGAGGACCCTGCAAAATATCTGAGCCGGCCTACCACTTCCGCGCCCATGCGGGCGCACGTCGCAGCGAAGGCGCCGCCCGCGGTCCAGGAGGCCGCCGAGTACACCTGCCCGATGCATCCGGAGGTCGTGCGCAACGCGCCTGGAGACTGTCCGCTGTGCGGGATGGCGCTCGAACCACGCACACCAGCGCTCGCCCCGGAGGGGAATGCCGAGCTGCGCGACATGACGCGCAGGTTCTGGATCGGCGCCGCGCTGACGGTGCCGGTGGTTTTGCTGGTGATGGTGCCGGAGAGCGTATGGTCGGCGCTGTTGTCGGCCCGCACCGCAGACCTTGCCGAGCTCATCCTCGCGACGCCGGTGGTGCTGTGGGCGGGATGGCCGTTTTTCGAGCGCGGCTACCGTTCGCTCCTCAGCCGCCATCTTAACATGTTCACCCTGATCTCGATCGGTGTCGGCGTCGCCTGGAGTTACAGCGTGGTCGCGCTGGCCGCGCCCGAGCTCTTTCCGGTTTCGGCGCGCGAGCCGAGCGGCGCGGTTCCGACCTACTTCGAGGCCGCCGCAGTGATCACGATCCTCGTTCTGCTCGGCCAGGTGCTCGAACTGCGCGCGCGCAGCCAGACCAGCAGCGCGATTCGAGCGCTGCTCGATCTCGCCCCGCGCACGGCGCGGCTTATCCTGCCCGATGGCTCCGAGCGCGACGTTCCGCTCGAGCATGTCAAGCCCGGTGATCGATTGCGCGTGCGGCCGGGTGAAAAGGTGCCGGTTGATGGCGTCGTCCTCGACGGCGCCAGCGCTGTCGATGAATCGATGATCACCGGCGAGTCGATGCCGGTCGAGAAGAGGGCCGGCGACAAGGTGATCGGCGCAACCGTAAACGGCGCCGGCGGCTTCACGATGGAGGCGCGCAAAGTGGGCGCCGACTCGCTGCTCGCGCAGATCGTGCACATGGTGAGCGAGGCCCAGCGCAGCCGGGCGCCAATCCAGCGGCTGGCGGATGTGGTCTCCGGATGGTTTGTGCCTGCGGTGGTCGCGATTGCCGCGCTGACGTTCGTGGTTTGGCTGTTTGTGGGGCCCGGGCTGGGCGAGGCGATCGTCAACGCGGTCTCGGTCCTGATAATCGCATGCCCGTGCGCGCTGGGGCTGGCGACCCCGATGGCGATCATGGTGGGCACCGGCCGCGGCGCCACCGCGGGCGTACTGATCAGGGACGCCGAGGCGCTCGAAGTCATGGAGAAGGTGGACACGTTGGTCGTCGACAAGACCGGCACCCTGACCGAGGGAAAGCCTCGGCTTGCTTCCGTAACGGCGGTGGGCGAGTGGGATGAGACCGCGCTGCTGCGGATGGCGGCTGCGGTCGAACGCGGCAGTGAGCACCCGCTGGCTTCGGCCATCGTGGCAGGCGCGGAGCAGCGCGGCATCGCCTTGGCCGACGCGCGTGAGTTCAAATCGATTTCGGGCAAGGGCGTAACTGGCGTCGTGGACGGTCACCAGGTAGCCCTCGGCAATGCGCGCCTGCTCGAAGATTTACAGATTCCTTCGGCGGAGCTGGCCGCGCGGGCCGAACGGATGCGAGTCGAGGGCGAAACCGCGATGCTGGTCGCGATCGACCGCAAGCCCGCCGGCGTTATCGGCGTCGCCGACCCCATAAAGCCATCCAGCGCCGAGGCCGTGCGCCTGCTTAAGCGCAGCGGCGTGCGGATCGTGATGCTGACCGGCGACAGCAGGACCACCGCCGAGGCGGTCGCGCGTCGGCTCGGGCTGGACGAGGTGCGGGCCGAAGTCCTGCCGCAGGACAAGGCGGGCGAGGTCAGACGGCTTCAGGCCGAAGGGCGAATTGTTGCGATGGCGGGCGACGGGATCAACGACGCGCCGGCGCTGGCGCAGGCGCAGGTCGGGATCGCGATGGGCACGGGAACCGATATCGCGATGCAGAGCGCCGGGATCACCCTGGTCAAAGGCGACCTGCGCGGGATCGCCAAGGCGCGCCTGCTCAGCCGCGCCACCATGCGCAACATCCGTCAGAACCTCTTCTTCGCCTTCGTCTACAACGCCCTCGGCGTGCCCATCGCGGCGGGTGTCCTCTATCCGTGGTTCGGAATCCTGCTGAGCCCGATTATCGCGAGCGCGGCGATGGCGCTCAGCTCGGTGTCGGTGGTCGCCAACGCGCTGCGGCTGCGCCGCGTCGCGATTTAG
- a CDS encoding acyl-CoA dehydrogenase family protein has translation MVSFELSEEQRMMRDSVGAFAREEIRPAAREADESGAICAGLIAKAWQLGLVQGPIPEKLGGNGDARSAVSGAIVAEELAWGDLAIALHALCPRLLAFPVLEFGSDDQRERHLRRLAGAEFAPATAALMEPRWDFDASELATTARRDGAGFVLSGRKCLVPLAASAETILVWATEGDGVGGYLVPRGASGLRIGGREKNMGLKALETFELELDGLRVGAEARLGGGGGVDFRRVLSQSRVALAAMGVGVARAAFEYARDYARERKAFGVPIATKQAVAFMLAEMAIEIDASRLLAWEAAWHLDRGADAFKESYLARNYVAAAALKVTDNAVQVLGGHGYIREHPVELWLRDARGFSSFEGLATV, from the coding sequence ATGGTGAGCTTCGAACTGAGCGAAGAGCAGCGGATGATGCGCGACAGCGTCGGCGCGTTCGCGCGCGAGGAGATCCGCCCGGCGGCGCGGGAGGCCGACGAGAGCGGCGCTATTTGCGCCGGGCTTATTGCCAAGGCCTGGCAACTGGGCCTGGTCCAAGGGCCGATTCCCGAAAAACTCGGCGGCAACGGCGATGCGCGCTCGGCGGTCAGCGGCGCGATTGTCGCCGAGGAGCTCGCGTGGGGCGATCTCGCGATAGCATTGCATGCGCTGTGCCCGCGGTTGCTCGCCTTCCCTGTGCTCGAATTCGGTTCCGACGATCAGCGCGAGCGCCATCTAAGGCGCCTCGCCGGCGCGGAGTTCGCCCCGGCGACTGCGGCGCTAATGGAGCCGCGATGGGACTTCGACGCCTCTGAGCTTGCGACCACGGCGCGGCGCGACGGCGCAGGTTTCGTGCTTTCGGGACGAAAATGCCTGGTGCCGCTGGCGGCATCCGCCGAGACGATTCTGGTGTGGGCGACCGAGGGGGATGGTGTCGGCGGCTACCTTGTTCCGCGCGGAGCGTCTGGGCTCAGGATCGGCGGGCGCGAAAAGAACATGGGACTAAAGGCGCTCGAAACCTTCGAGCTGGAGCTCGACGGCCTGCGGGTCGGTGCCGAAGCGCGTCTGGGCGGTGGCGGCGGAGTCGATTTCCGGCGCGTGCTCAGCCAGTCGCGCGTCGCGCTGGCCGCGATGGGGGTGGGCGTGGCGCGCGCGGCCTTCGAATACGCTCGCGATTATGCCCGCGAGCGCAAGGCCTTCGGCGTGCCGATCGCAACCAAGCAGGCGGTCGCTTTCATGCTCGCCGAGATGGCGATCGAGATCGACGCCTCCCGCCTGCTCGCGTGGGAGGCCGCATGGCATCTCGACCGCGGCGCTGACGCCTTCAAGGAAAGCTACCTCGCCCGCAACTACGTCGCTGCCGCCGCGCTCAAGGTTACCGACAATGCGGTCCAGGTGCTCGGCGGCCACGGCTATATCCGCGAGCATCCGGTCGAGCTGTGGCTGCGCGACGCGCGTGGCTTCTCGAGCTTCGAAGGACTGGCGACGGTCTGA
- a CDS encoding LLM class flavin-dependent oxidoreductase yields the protein MEFGTLIFTKPQRAIIDTRYAEERGFTHAWFPDSHMIWGDTYACMALAAASTTRIRLGTGISVAKNRIPPVTVHSIATINELAPRRVILGFGTGHTGRRVMGLPPVSFADFREEVRVIRELLREGEAVYNAEGHARKIRYLHRERRFINLDDRIPLYVAANAPRALALAGEFGDGIITTGVATPERMGAVRRHAQEGARAAGREPGGMPIVSLSHVCVLRPGEAMDSPRVVEMVGPWVITCLHAIAAGYAKPRSLPPDARKVYDAYAEYTERMEPAAERYLKLHVGHCTYVVPEERRFVTAETIRATTIIGSREELVDKLRALQSAGLGQIILNPSMDRFNETIDEVSRELIGRV from the coding sequence ATGGAATTCGGCACCCTCATCTTTACCAAGCCGCAGCGCGCAATCATCGATACTCGCTACGCCGAGGAGCGCGGCTTTACGCACGCCTGGTTTCCCGACTCGCACATGATCTGGGGCGACACCTACGCGTGCATGGCGCTGGCGGCGGCCAGCACGACCCGGATCAGGCTCGGCACCGGCATCTCCGTGGCCAAAAACCGCATCCCGCCGGTGACCGTTCATTCGATCGCGACGATCAACGAGCTTGCGCCCAGGCGCGTGATCCTGGGCTTCGGCACCGGACACACGGGGCGGCGCGTGATGGGCCTGCCGCCGGTGAGCTTCGCCGATTTCCGCGAGGAGGTGCGTGTCATTCGCGAGCTGCTGCGCGAGGGCGAGGCCGTTTACAACGCCGAGGGGCACGCGCGCAAAATCCGCTACCTCCATCGCGAACGCCGCTTCATCAACCTCGACGACAGGATTCCACTTTACGTTGCGGCCAATGCGCCGCGTGCGCTCGCGCTCGCCGGCGAGTTCGGCGACGGCATCATCACGACCGGCGTGGCGACGCCCGAGCGGATGGGCGCGGTGCGGCGCCATGCCCAGGAAGGCGCGCGCGCGGCGGGCCGCGAGCCGGGCGGGATGCCGATAGTCTCGCTCAGCCACGTATGCGTGCTGCGTCCGGGCGAGGCGATGGATTCGCCGCGCGTGGTCGAGATGGTGGGGCCGTGGGTGATCACCTGCCTGCACGCGATCGCCGCCGGATACGCCAAGCCGCGCTCGCTCCCACCCGACGCGCGCAAGGTGTATGACGCCTATGCCGAGTACACGGAGCGGATGGAACCGGCGGCGGAGCGCTATCTGAAACTGCACGTCGGACACTGCACCTACGTGGTGCCCGAGGAGCGCCGTTTCGTGACGGCGGAGACCATTCGCGCCACGACGATCATAGGAAGCCGCGAAGAGCTGGTGGACAAACTGCGCGCGCTGCAGAGCGCGGGGCTCGGTCAGATCATTCTCAACCCGTCGATGGATCGGTTCAACGAGACGATCGATGAGGTGTCGCGCGAACTGATCGGGCGGGTATAG
- a CDS encoding OmpA family protein, with amino-acid sequence MTQEQKDYTIYGAVAGAALIGGGIGGGVYAADNSDNWPAIPAGIVGGAIIGGIIGYLMAPAPPPPPPPPPPPPPPPPPPPPPAPEKLILRGVHFDFDKSNIRPQDAAVLDEAADILKAHPNVNVNVNGYCDAIGTVRYNQKLSERRADAVVKYLADHGVAESRLIPHGYGKTHFVATNSTPEGRAQNRRVELVPIQ; translated from the coding sequence ATGACGCAGGAGCAAAAGGACTACACGATCTATGGGGCCGTGGCCGGCGCCGCCCTTATCGGCGGCGGTATCGGTGGCGGAGTTTACGCCGCCGATAACAGCGATAACTGGCCCGCGATCCCGGCCGGGATCGTCGGTGGCGCAATCATCGGCGGAATCATCGGGTACCTGATGGCGCCCGCGCCGCCGCCTCCGCCACCCCCTCCCCCGCCGCCGCCTCCTCCGCCTCCGCCGCCGCCTCCACCAGCGCCGGAGAAGTTGATCCTGCGTGGCGTGCATTTCGACTTTGACAAGTCCAACATCCGTCCGCAGGACGCCGCGGTGCTGGACGAGGCCGCCGACATCCTCAAGGCGCATCCGAACGTGAACGTCAACGTAAACGGCTACTGCGATGCGATCGGCACGGTGCGCTATAATCAGAAGCTGTCCGAGCGGCGCGCGGACGCGGTCGTCAAGTACCTGGCCGACCACGGCGTCGCTGAGAGCCGGCTGATTCCGCACGGCTACGGCAAGACGCACTTCGTGGCGACCAACTCGACGCCCGAAGGGCGCGCCCAAAACCGGCGAGTCGAGCTGGTGCCAATCCAGTAG
- a CDS encoding BamA/TamA family outer membrane protein — translation MRHLRTVALVLVLALCWARPARAFSLIEPDTWPGYLNPNTWPTPLNPHNWPFTMIPVPEVESDPNAGVTYGVLLAALFNDQNNQITDILAPDINNNSTLGAGGTFRFLSYPSADEQWWVIGGLQEKIARNVDLYYAIGRTHQKTWSFSGHFFFERDPTERFFGIGNSAAEGEETNYTTEQLYFEGTLGYNITPRLQLALYERPRYVRIFNGAFNNIPSIFKLFPTLKGLSGGSELLNQVQLSYDTRNSIDIPTDGGYSMVYASFADRSMGSSISYTRFGMDLRHYFPIGQKITLATHGYLQYMPSGNEVPFWSMGRLGGEESLFFQQQTLRGYGAGRWVDNNLFDVNIEMRARVFDTDIFNTHGVLELAPFFDAGRVFHNPGEVFVTDLHPVGGMGFRGIAEPFVVGYVDVGWGGEGAAVFSGINYPF, via the coding sequence ATGAGACACTTGCGCACAGTCGCCCTAGTGCTGGTGCTCGCGCTGTGCTGGGCTCGCCCGGCGCGCGCGTTCAGCCTTATCGAACCTGACACCTGGCCGGGCTATCTCAACCCCAACACCTGGCCGACGCCGCTCAATCCGCATAACTGGCCATTCACGATGATTCCGGTGCCCGAGGTCGAGAGCGACCCCAACGCCGGCGTGACCTACGGCGTGCTGCTGGCCGCGCTGTTCAACGACCAGAACAATCAGATAACGGATATTCTTGCGCCCGACATCAACAACAACTCCACCCTCGGCGCCGGGGGGACCTTCCGCTTTCTCTCCTATCCGTCGGCCGACGAGCAGTGGTGGGTGATCGGAGGTTTGCAGGAGAAGATCGCGCGCAACGTCGATCTCTACTATGCGATCGGCCGCACCCATCAGAAGACCTGGTCGTTCAGCGGCCATTTCTTCTTCGAGCGCGATCCCACCGAGCGCTTCTTCGGGATCGGCAACAGTGCCGCGGAAGGCGAAGAGACCAACTACACGACCGAGCAGCTCTATTTCGAGGGCACGCTAGGCTACAACATCACACCCCGGCTCCAGCTCGCGCTTTATGAGCGTCCGCGCTACGTGCGCATCTTCAACGGCGCTTTCAACAACATCCCCTCCATCTTCAAGCTTTTTCCGACCCTCAAAGGGCTCAGCGGCGGCAGCGAGCTGCTCAACCAGGTCCAGCTCAGCTACGATACCCGCAATTCGATCGACATCCCGACTGACGGCGGCTACTCGATGGTTTACGCCTCGTTCGCCGACCGCAGCATGGGAAGCTCGATCTCGTACACCCGCTTCGGCATGGACCTCCGCCATTACTTCCCGATCGGGCAGAAGATCACGCTTGCCACTCACGGCTATTTGCAGTACATGCCGAGCGGCAACGAGGTGCCGTTTTGGTCGATGGGGCGCCTGGGCGGCGAAGAGAGCCTGTTCTTCCAGCAGCAGACCCTGCGCGGCTACGGCGCCGGCCGCTGGGTGGACAACAACCTGTTCGACGTCAACATCGAGATGCGGGCGCGGGTGTTCGACACCGACATCTTCAACACTCACGGCGTCCTCGAGCTCGCGCCGTTCTTTGACGCCGGGCGGGTCTTCCACAACCCCGGCGAGGTCTTCGTCACTGATCTCCATCCGGTCGGCGGAATGGGCTTTCGCGGGATCGCCGAGCCGTTCGTGGTCGGCTATGTTGACGTCGGATGGGGCGGCGAGGGCGCCGCGGTCTTCTCCGGAATTAACTACCCGTTCTAG
- a CDS encoding acyl-CoA dehydrogenase family protein: MIDFEFEPQTQKRIQLYHTVAEQMMRPISREYDEREHEKPWDFINAMWAATTAPGGDPMGGGDGGQGGPRMRNLYTVATTEELCWGDAGLFLSIPNAGLGGAAVGAAGTPEQKQRFLAPFRSGPPKWGAMAITEPGCGSDSAAITTTATRDGDHWVINGTKIFCTSGWMAAEKSEGFVVVWATVDKSAGRAGIKPFVIEHGTPGMSVVRLEKKLGIRVSDTAAIVFDNCRIPADHLLGSPEVKRDRGGFKDVMATFDATRPIVAAMAIGVGRAALDFVRDFLGEQKVEIRYGLSPRRLSAIERDFMEMEVQLKAARLLTWRAAWMLDAGMRNNLEASMAKAKAGLAVTQITQKAVEMLGPLGYSRRYLVEKWMRDAKINDIFEGTQQINLLIVARRILNYSSKELN, encoded by the coding sequence ATGATCGACTTCGAATTCGAACCGCAGACCCAGAAGCGGATCCAGCTCTACCATACGGTGGCTGAGCAGATGATGCGGCCAATCTCGCGCGAGTACGACGAGCGCGAGCACGAAAAGCCCTGGGACTTCATCAATGCCATGTGGGCCGCGACCACCGCGCCCGGCGGCGATCCGATGGGCGGCGGCGACGGCGGCCAGGGCGGGCCGCGGATGCGCAACCTTTACACCGTCGCCACCACCGAAGAGCTGTGTTGGGGCGACGCCGGCCTGTTCCTATCGATTCCCAATGCGGGACTGGGCGGCGCGGCGGTGGGAGCCGCGGGGACGCCCGAGCAGAAGCAGCGCTTCCTTGCCCCGTTCCGCAGCGGCCCGCCCAAGTGGGGCGCGATGGCGATCACGGAGCCCGGATGCGGCTCGGATTCCGCAGCAATAACCACCACCGCCACCCGCGACGGCGACCATTGGGTGATCAATGGCACCAAGATCTTCTGCACCTCTGGATGGATGGCGGCGGAAAAGTCCGAAGGCTTCGTCGTGGTCTGGGCGACGGTGGACAAGAGCGCCGGGCGAGCAGGAATCAAGCCGTTCGTGATCGAGCACGGGACTCCCGGGATGTCGGTGGTACGACTCGAGAAGAAGCTCGGTATCCGGGTCAGCGATACCGCGGCAATCGTCTTCGACAATTGCCGGATCCCGGCTGACCATCTTCTGGGTAGCCCCGAGGTGAAGCGCGACCGCGGCGGGTTCAAGGACGTAATGGCGACGTTCGACGCGACCCGGCCGATCGTGGCGGCGATGGCGATCGGGGTGGGACGCGCCGCGCTCGACTTCGTACGCGACTTCCTCGGCGAACAGAAGGTGGAGATTCGCTACGGCCTCTCGCCGCGTCGGCTCAGCGCCATCGAGCGCGACTTCATGGAGATGGAAGTCCAGCTCAAAGCCGCCCGTCTGCTCACCTGGCGCGCGGCCTGGATGCTGGATGCGGGGATGCGCAACAACTTGGAGGCCTCGATGGCCAAGGCCAAGGCGGGGCTGGCGGTCACCCAGATCACGCAGAAGGCGGTAGAGATGCTGGGGCCACTGGGCTATTCGCGCCGCTACCTGGTCGAAAAGTGGATGCGCGACGCAAAGATCAATGACATCTTCGAGGGCACCCAGCAGATCAACCTGCTGATCGTCGCCCGCCGCATTCTCAACTACTCAAGCAAGGAGCTCAACTGA
- a CDS encoding thiamine pyrophosphate-binding protein — translation MATVDGGELVARVMRENKTRYCFAINGGHLFPILAQLRSHEIKLIHMRHEQATAYAADGWARMTGEPGVCMVTAGCGLTNAVTGLCLAAMTQSAVVCISGQHPNTEDHQGSFQEAYGSEVVRSFAKYTKRVTDFSTIEFDMRLAFREAITPPQGVALVEIPQNILYHHAREGEAQIPGGMRFTTDDLRAAGDPAKIDRALELLHAAERPLIAGGDGLFWSQAAPELREFVELTSIPVYARRAGQGSVSEEHPLAVRGAFKKPFTGRADVVLTLGFRFWSGEHFGRPKTWNDKAKYIQVDPTASRIGWQVPAEVPIVGDPKLVLRQMINRLKELKLDFSKNRNSQWLKELAEVRANFERQVADNAKKFHTNRPIHPARLSRDLVSVLDKNATVVIDSFTLSGWMSQNMICRFPGQIIDAGPLAPVGHGFGMGIGVQLARPGAQVVLVMGDGGLGIGGFDMETAARYKLPIVCLLWNNSSWGPSFESMPLLKDRTDPFNMLQDIRYDKIFSEMGCHGENVTEPEQIIPALERAFKSGKPALVNVIGDKTVGHPTLGGNLLGSTGSN, via the coding sequence ATGGCCACAGTCGACGGCGGTGAACTGGTAGCCCGCGTGATGCGGGAAAACAAGACGCGATACTGCTTCGCGATCAATGGCGGACATCTGTTCCCCATCCTGGCCCAGCTTCGCAGTCACGAAATCAAGCTCATCCACATGCGTCACGAGCAGGCGACCGCCTACGCTGCCGACGGCTGGGCCCGGATGACCGGCGAGCCCGGCGTATGCATGGTCACCGCCGGATGCGGCCTGACCAACGCGGTCACCGGACTGTGCCTGGCGGCCATGACCCAGAGCGCGGTGGTCTGCATCTCTGGCCAGCATCCCAACACCGAGGATCACCAGGGCTCCTTCCAGGAGGCCTACGGCTCCGAGGTGGTGCGCAGCTTCGCCAAGTACACCAAGCGCGTGACCGACTTCAGCACCATCGAGTTCGACATGCGCCTGGCCTTCCGCGAGGCGATCACGCCGCCGCAGGGCGTCGCCCTGGTCGAGATTCCGCAGAACATCCTTTATCACCACGCGCGCGAGGGCGAGGCGCAGATTCCGGGCGGGATGCGCTTTACGACCGACGACCTGCGCGCGGCGGGCGACCCGGCCAAGATCGATCGCGCGCTGGAGCTGCTGCACGCGGCCGAGCGCCCGCTCATCGCGGGCGGCGACGGCCTGTTCTGGTCGCAGGCCGCGCCGGAGCTGCGCGAGTTCGTCGAACTGACCTCGATTCCGGTCTACGCGCGGCGCGCCGGCCAGGGCTCGGTCTCCGAGGAGCATCCGCTGGCCGTCCGCGGCGCGTTCAAGAAGCCGTTCACGGGCCGCGCCGACGTCGTCCTCACCCTCGGCTTCCGTTTCTGGAGCGGCGAGCACTTCGGCCGCCCCAAGACCTGGAACGACAAGGCCAAGTACATCCAGGTCGATCCTACCGCCAGCCGGATCGGCTGGCAGGTGCCGGCCGAGGTGCCGATCGTCGGCGATCCCAAGCTGGTCCTGCGCCAGATGATCAACCGGCTCAAGGAGCTCAAGCTCGATTTCTCAAAGAACCGCAATTCGCAGTGGCTCAAGGAGCTCGCCGAAGTACGCGCCAACTTCGAGCGCCAGGTCGCCGACAACGCAAAGAAGTTCCATACCAACCGCCCGATTCATCCGGCGCGCCTGAGCCGCGACCTGGTTTCCGTACTCGACAAGAACGCGACCGTCGTGATCGACAGCTTCACCTTGTCCGGCTGGATGAGCCAGAACATGATCTGCCGCTTTCCCGGCCAGATCATCGACGCCGGTCCATTGGCGCCGGTCGGCCACGGCTTCGGGATGGGGATTGGGGTGCAGCTCGCGCGGCCCGGCGCGCAGGTCGTTCTGGTCATGGGCGACGGCGGACTCGGCATCGGCGGCTTCGACATGGAGACTGCCGCGCGCTACAAGCTGCCGATCGTCTGCTTGCTGTGGAACAACAGCTCGTGGGGACCGAGTTTCGAGTCGATGCCGTTGCTGAAGGACCGCACCGATCCGTTCAACATGCTCCAGGACATCCGCTACGACAAGATTTTCAGCGAGATGGGATGCCACGGCGAGAACGTCACCGAGCCCGAGCAGATAATCCCGGCGCTCGAACGCGCTTTTAAGTCGGGCAAGCCGGCGCTGGTCAACGTGATTGGCGACAAGACGGTCGGCCATCCGACCCTGGGCGGCAACCTGCTCGGCTCGACCGGATCGAACTAG